A region of Petroclostridium xylanilyticum DNA encodes the following proteins:
- a CDS encoding ISAs1 family transposase, producing MIIFDPRQTGKVWHKLIDVLFIAVVASVCGFNEWEEMEVWAKKKEEWLRKYLELPNGIPSYSTIRRVFDFIDPKQFEKCFATWMKEVTEISKGTIVAIDGKTMCGTADKAADKKGIHIVNAWCSANKMILGQVKTDDKSNEITAVPELLDMLFIKGCIVTVDAMNTQKDTVKKIVKENKADYVVALKGNHPILYGEVQEYFLDEEKNGFKNEKIESYRTFEKGHGRIEERIYYYSTDIKWMDAKEEWEKMNGIGMVIRRTEEKGNKTEERAFHFGSVNSVIEYAKAVRQHWGIESMHWSLDVTFSEDACKTRKGKAPENLAMLKRLSLNMVRKDETRYPKKSLKIRKVHSLLDEEYLDYILKINFG from the coding sequence ATGATAATATTTGATCCAAGACAGACAGGTAAAGTTTGGCATAAATTGATTGATGTATTATTTATAGCAGTAGTTGCATCGGTTTGCGGGTTTAACGAATGGGAGGAGATGGAAGTCTGGGCTAAGAAAAAAGAAGAGTGGCTAAGGAAATATCTCGAACTTCCAAATGGCATTCCATCATATAGTACCATACGAAGAGTCTTTGATTTTATAGACCCAAAGCAATTTGAAAAATGCTTTGCAACGTGGATGAAAGAAGTTACTGAAATTAGCAAAGGTACTATAGTTGCAATCGATGGGAAGACAATGTGTGGAACAGCAGACAAAGCAGCTGATAAGAAAGGTATTCATATTGTTAATGCCTGGTGCAGCGCAAATAAAATGATACTTGGACAGGTAAAAACAGATGATAAGAGTAATGAGATTACAGCGGTGCCGGAGCTTTTAGACATGCTTTTTATAAAGGGATGCATAGTAACTGTAGATGCAATGAATACTCAAAAAGATACTGTGAAAAAAATTGTAAAAGAAAACAAGGCAGATTATGTTGTAGCCCTTAAAGGAAATCATCCCATATTATATGGAGAAGTACAGGAATATTTTTTAGATGAAGAAAAGAATGGATTTAAGAATGAGAAAATAGAAAGTTATAGGACTTTTGAGAAGGGGCATGGCAGAATTGAGGAAAGAATATATTACTACTCTACCGATATAAAATGGATGGATGCAAAAGAAGAATGGGAAAAGATGAATGGTATTGGAATGGTTATCAGGAGAACTGAAGAGAAGGGAAATAAAACAGAGGAAAGAGCTTTTCATTTTGGGAGCGTAAACTCTGTAATAGAATATGCAAAAGCAGTAAGGCAGCACTGGGGAATTGAGAGTATGCATTGGTCTCTTGATGTAACCTTTAGTGAAGACGCTTGCAAAACCAGAAAAGGAAAAGCGCCTGAAAACCTTGCGATGCTCAAAAGACTTTCATTAAATATGGTAAGGAAAGATGAAACAAGATATCCGAAAAAAAGTTTAAAAATAAGAAAAGTACATTCGTTATTAGATGAAGAGTATCTAGATTATATATTAAAAATAAACTTTGGTTGA
- a CDS encoding DUF739 family protein yields the protein MFVIFNHEKLEQRINAMYGSKEAFGKLMGMTKQRINSRLKSATDFTQSEIEKAAELLNIQPEEIPVYFFDVEYEGA from the coding sequence ATGTTTGTCATTTTTAATCATGAGAAGTTAGAACAAAGAATCAATGCCATGTATGGCAGTAAGGAAGCCTTTGGGAAGCTTATGGGCATGACCAAGCAAAGAATCAATTCCAGGTTAAAAAGTGCAACAGACTTCACACAATCAGAGATAGAAAAGGCTGCTGAACTGTTGAACATCCAACCTGAAGAAATACCTGTATACTTCTTTGATGTTGAATATGAAGGTGCTTAA
- a CDS encoding helix-turn-helix domain-containing protein has translation MIKLITCNIRILMAKHKIDDIQELINRSGLSRNAINRLYKGTDAEIEATSLKTLITLCKVFNCKLSDLLEYTPDSPEE, from the coding sequence GTGATAAAATTGATTACCTGCAATATTAGAATTTTAATGGCAAAACACAAGATAGATGATATTCAGGAACTGATAAACCGTTCAGGATTAAGCAGAAATGCAATCAACAGGCTTTATAAGGGAACTGATGCTGAAATTGAAGCTACCAGCCTAAAAACCCTTATAACACTTTGCAAGGTTTTTAACTGTAAGCTTTCTGACTTATTGGAATATACACCTGATTCACCTGAAGAATAA
- a CDS encoding NERD domain-containing protein, producing MEETEKVIEKIKDLVNQKGYVYALCMIILEDFHINPEKLHEIDTRGRLSVKEASLLLGFLIQDEIDFSIPETPQDLINLKQKTYKLMEELHESFMAPFIEKLENSIKKENKIDDFRVDQKNFFGTGDMLIEPIFYSGTGVYDFQYMEFFERKYKYDIEWLACKKEFDINQAQHIVFKIKSILQEKSQKVHLYDLKERMPAMFKSIKEKNSQRGFIKHIKDILPMMELYQYVELFFEYAKVEEGLSIDKIRKYGWKSFYKSLIELFIVKKSDFDSSINVESFFNYFSITPQKGSNSQFKTIGNYNLINSHPIIKLDDDRYFIPITFLLFEAVYESPFYWMMGDKEYRDQAGKNRGTFGEEITYDFLSKVFGTSRTFKSVKVITKKGQTYTDIDVLCILGSKALCVQVKSKKLTELSRTGDDKALNNDFKGAVQDAYEQGLVSREKILEKSAMFIDEVGNEIKLSEEIDDVYIMVITTENYPALAHQTQVMLEKNKKIHFQ from the coding sequence ATGGAAGAGACTGAAAAAGTAATTGAAAAAATAAAAGATCTTGTAAATCAGAAAGGATATGTCTACGCACTATGCATGATTATTCTTGAAGATTTTCATATCAATCCTGAAAAACTGCATGAAATAGATACTAGGGGTCGGCTCAGTGTAAAAGAAGCTTCTCTTTTACTTGGCTTCTTAATTCAAGATGAAATTGATTTTTCAATACCCGAAACTCCACAAGATTTAATTAACCTCAAACAAAAAACTTACAAATTAATGGAAGAATTGCATGAGTCTTTTATGGCACCATTTATTGAGAAACTAGAAAACAGTATCAAAAAAGAAAATAAAATAGATGATTTTAGAGTTGATCAGAAAAATTTTTTTGGTACAGGAGACATGCTTATAGAACCTATCTTTTACTCTGGTACAGGTGTTTATGATTTCCAATATATGGAGTTTTTCGAGAGAAAATATAAATACGATATAGAATGGCTTGCTTGCAAAAAAGAATTCGACATTAATCAAGCACAACATATTGTATTTAAAATTAAGAGTATTCTCCAAGAAAAATCTCAAAAAGTTCATTTGTATGACTTAAAAGAAAGAATGCCTGCAATGTTTAAAAGTATAAAAGAAAAGAACTCTCAAAGAGGATTTATAAAGCATATCAAAGATATTTTACCTATGATGGAATTGTATCAATATGTAGAACTATTTTTTGAATATGCAAAAGTAGAAGAAGGTTTAAGTATTGATAAAATAAGAAAATATGGCTGGAAATCCTTTTATAAAAGCTTAATAGAATTATTTATAGTCAAAAAATCAGATTTTGATAGCAGTATTAACGTTGAGTCATTTTTTAACTATTTTTCTATAACTCCCCAAAAAGGTTCAAATTCACAATTTAAAACTATTGGGAATTATAATCTTATCAATTCACACCCAATAATTAAGCTAGATGATGATAGATATTTTATACCAATCACTTTTTTGCTATTTGAAGCAGTATATGAAAGCCCTTTTTATTGGATGATGGGTGATAAAGAATACAGAGATCAAGCAGGAAAAAATAGAGGTACTTTTGGAGAAGAAATTACATACGACTTTTTATCAAAAGTCTTTGGGACAAGTAGAACTTTTAAGTCTGTTAAAGTCATAACTAAAAAAGGGCAAACGTATACAGATATTGATGTTCTTTGTATCCTTGGAAGCAAGGCATTATGTGTTCAAGTTAAATCAAAGAAACTAACCGAACTCTCCAGAACAGGTGATGATAAGGCGTTAAACAATGATTTCAAGGGAGCTGTTCAAGATGCCTATGAACAAGGATTGGTATCGCGCGAAAAAATATTAGAAAAGAGTGCAATGTTTATAGATGAAGTTGGAAACGAAATAAAGCTTTCAGAAGAAATAGACGATGTATACATAATGGTGATCACAACTGAAAATTATCCAGCTTTAGCACATCAAACTCAGGTGATGTTAGAAAAAAACAAGAAAATCCATTTCCAATAG
- a CDS encoding helix-turn-helix domain-containing protein, with protein MEIKIDEKQIADAIINDLKRHNLIGEKQDVTVIYNAESYDVLYTVSEVAELIKTNTKYVYDIIKAGLLPGLKLGSMKVTRSALLEFLNKYQGYDLTDPFNIKPIEQFNDEK; from the coding sequence ATGGAAATAAAAATTGATGAAAAGCAGATTGCAGATGCAATTATTAACGATTTGAAAAGACATAATCTAATCGGTGAAAAACAAGATGTCACTGTCATATATAATGCTGAATCATATGATGTTCTTTATACAGTCAGTGAAGTTGCTGAACTTATAAAGACAAATACAAAGTATGTTTATGATATTATCAAGGCTGGGTTGCTTCCAGGATTAAAACTTGGTTCAATGAAGGTTACACGTTCAGCATTACTTGAATTCCTTAATAAGTATCAAGGGTATGACCTGACTGACCCATTTAATATAAAGCCGATAGAGCAATTCAATGATGAAAAATAG